CGTTCAACGTCAAGGAAGGCTTTGGCGAAATCGCAGTGCCGCTGCTCGACCAGGATTTCAGCAAGCTCGAATTCAGCGCCGCCGGCCGCTACAGCCATTACAGCAATACCGGCAGCGTCGGATCCTGGAAGCTGGGCCTCACCGATCGGATCTATGGCAACCTGCTGTTGCGCGCATCGCGATCGCGCGACATCCGCTCGGGCAGCCTGAGCGAGCTGTTCAACACGCGTTCGACCACCCAGTCGAACATCGCCGATCCGACCACCCAGACCACGTATCAGATCGTGACCTATGGCGGCGGCAACCCCGCGCTCGATCCCGAGATCGGCGAGACGACGACGATCGGCGGATCCTATTCGCCGCCGTTCATTCCCGGGCTGAACCTGTCGGTCGATTATTTCGACATCCGCATCAAGGGCGCGATCGCGACGCTCAGCGGGCAGGACATCGTCACGCGTTGCGCAAACGGCAACACCGCCTTGTGCGGCCAGATCGTGCGCGCGAACGGCGTGATCACCACGGTGTTCGCGACCTTCGTCAACCTGGCCGAGTACAAGACTCACGGCATCGATTTCGAAGCGTCCTATCTGCTGCCGCTGTCTAGCCTGTCGGCGTCGGTGCCCGGCTCGCTGCGCTTCCGCGGACTGGCCACCTATGTGCCCAGTCTGACCACCGACGATGGCGTGTCGAAGATCGAATATGTCGGCGATGTCGGCGAAGCGGTGCCGTTCGGCACGCCAAAGTGGCGCGCCACGGCGAGCCTGACCTACCAGGACGAGGTGTTGAGCGTGGACGCCCGCGCGCGCTATGTCGGCGGGGGCACCTGGAACCACCTGCTCGATATCGAGAACAACGCGATCTCGGCGCGGACCTATATCGATCTCGGCGCGCGCGTGCGGATCGCCAATCTGACGCTCTCCGCCAACGTCAACAATCTGTTCGACATCGATCCGCCGCTCACCACGACCGGCCAGATCCACTATGACCAGATCGGCCGCTATTTCTCGATGGCCGCGAAGATCAGCTTCTGACGAAACGCTGTCGCTCCGGCGCGATCGCGGGCAGGTTCCCGCGCTCGTGCCGGACGGGCACGAGACCGGAGGGAATGTACATGCGCTCACGCCGCCGCGGCCTGTCATATCGGAAATACGGCGCGCTGCTGCTGTTGGCGCTTGCCACGCCGTCCTTCGCCCAGCCGGTATCGACGCCCGATATCGACTCGATCTTCTCGAAGTTCGGCAACCAGACTCCGGGTTGCGCGGTGGCAGTCGATCGGCCGGGGCAGCCGGTGCTGACCCGCGCATATGGCATGGCCGATCTGGAGCATGGCATCCGCAACTCGGCCGACACGGTGTTCGAGGCGGGATCGGTTTCGAAGCAATTCACTGCCGCCGCGATCCTGACGCTGGTCGATGCCGGCAAGCTGACGCTCGAGACCGACGTCCGCACGATCATCCCGGAACTGCCCGATTACGGCGCGACGATCACGGTCGACATGCTGCTCAACCACACCAGCGGGTTGCGCGACTGGGGCGGGGTGGTGGCGCTGGCGGGCTGGCCGCGGACGACGCGCGTGCACAGCCAGGCCGACGTGCTCGCCATCATCGCCCGGCAAAAGGCGCTCAACTACGCGCCCGGGGCCGAATCGAGCTATACCAACAGCGGCTACAACCTAATGACCGAGATCGTCCTGCGGGTCAGCGGAAAGACGCTTGCGCAGTATAGCCAGGAGGTTTTCTTCGCCCCGCTGGGCATGGCGCACAGCCAGTGGCGGGACGATTATCGGCGGATCGTTCCCGGCCGCGCGCAGGCCTATGAGCGGACGGGTGAGCGCTACCAGCAGGAAATGCCGTTCGAGAACGCCTATGGCAATGGCGGGCTGCTTACTACGGTGGGCGACCTGCTGATCTGGAATCGCGCACTGGACAGCGGCAAGCTAGGCGGCTTCGTGACGACGAAACTGTCGGAGCGGAGCACGCTGCGCGATGGCCGCAAGCTCACATATGGCCGCGGGCTGTTCAATTACCGGTTCCAGGGAGTCGAGGAGATCGCGCACGCAGGCTCGACCGCGGGCTATCGCGCGTGGCTGGGCCGCTATCCGGCGAGCCGGCTGTCGGTGGCGCTGCTGTGCAATGCCGCGGATGCCGATACCGGCATGGGCCGAAAGGTCGCCGCGCTGTTCCTGCCCAAGGCGCCGGCGGCCGAGCGGCCGGCAAAGACGTTCGACGGGCTGTTCGTCGATCAGGCTTCCGGCACCCCGCTCGACCTTGCGCGCTATCAGGCGAACGAAAGCCGGATCGTGTCGAAGGACCGGATCGAGGTCACCGGGCGCGACGGGAATATCGCAGTGTTCCTGCGCACTGCGCCGGTCGCGATCGGATCGGTGAAGCTCGACGACTATGCCGGCCGATATGCCAGCGACGAAATCGATGCGACCTATGACATCGCGGTGGGAACCGACGGACTCGTCTGGCGCATCCGCGGCCGGCCAGAAGCGAGCCAGGTGCTGACGCCGGTGTACCGCGACGGCTTCAGGGCAGAGGGCGTCACGGTTCGCTTCGTGCGCGGGGAGTCGGGGCAGGTGACTGCGCTGACGGTCAGTGTCGAGCGCGCGCGCAACGTCCGGTTCGCGCGCCTGCGCTGAATCCAGGTCTCTGAAATCGTTGCGAATGTTCCGCCATTTTTCGGCGGCGCAGCGCGTGCGTGTTGCGCAATCAGGCCCCAGCAGAGGTTATGCAGATTCGGAATGACCCGTTCGACATCGGCATTGGACGGCCTGTGTCGCAGGGGGCAGCATCCTCCTTATGGGGGAAAATCGGCAGTTTTATGACGAGTTCAGCGGCCGGCTGAGATTGTTCGTGGCCGCCAGATCGAGCAACAAGAGCGATGTCGACGATATCGTTCAAGAAACATTCCTGAAATATCATTCGCGCGGGCCCGGGCTGGAGATAAAGTCGTCTATCGGATATCTCTACGGCATTGCGATGAACCTGATGATAGACCGCAGCAGGCGGCGCTCTCCGTTGATGAACTCGATAGATATAGAGGCTGTCCGGGAGGAAAGCCTGTCGGTTGCGCCGTGCCAGGAACATGGCCGCCGCCTCGATGACCTTCAGCGCGCCTATCAGGCCGCGCTCGATGAACTATCCCCCCGTTGCGCGGAGGTGTTTCATCTTCGCCGCCATTGCGAGAAGAGCGCGCCCGATGTCGCCGCGCAGCTCTCGATAACGACGCGGATGGTGCAGAAGCACATGGTCGCCGCGATGGCGCACCTTCAACTTCGGCTGCGGCCGTTCCTGGTCGATGACGAATTCTCCGGGGATTGCGGTGCGGAGTCCAGGCCGCCGGCCAGGTGCCAGATGGCGTCGAGCTCGGCGGCGCATGCATAGCTTGCCGGGTCGTTGCGCAGTGCCTCGAATTCGGCATTCGACAGCGGCGTGTCCGCCGTGATCCGCGCGACGAGCCGCGCGAACGTCTCGGGATCGATCCCTGGACTCGTCATGCGGCAGCAACGCCGTTGTTCAGGCGCGCGCGATGGCGATGCGCAACCGTTCCTCTCTCCATATGCTGACGCCTTTGCATGCGTTGATCCCAGCAAGATGCGCGAGCGCGCCGATTGCGAACCCCGCGTGCGAAATAAATCCGGCAGTTCGCTTCACGGGTTCGGATGCGTCCTCTCTAGTGCCGCCGTCTTCCGCGCGAAAGGATCTGTTCCATGGCTTCCCTCTCCTTCCTCGCCACGATGCTTGCGCTTGGAGCCGGGCCGGCGGCCGACGCCCGCAGCGACCAGCTCGCCAAGGCGGTGCTGGCGAGCGCATCCTATCGCGCCGCGGTCGCGCAGCTCGATCGCGAACATGGCCGGATCGTCGAGGATATCGTCACGCTGACCGAGATCCCGGCGCCGCCTTTCAAGGAGGCCAAGCGTGCCGCCGCGTATCGCGAGATGCTGGCAAAGGCGGGGCTCGGCGATGTCGAGATCGACGAAGAAGGCAACGCGATGGGTCTCTATCGCGGAACGGGGCCGGCGGGCGGTCCGGTCATCGTGCTCGCGGCCCATCTCGATACCGTGTTTCCCGAGGGGACCGAAGTGAAGGTCCGGCGCGAGGGCGATCGTCTCCACGCGCCCGGTATCGGCGACGATACGCGCAGCCTCGCGGTGATCCTCGCTTATGCGCGCGCGATGAAGGCCAATGCCGTCAAGACCGGCACCGACATCCTGTTCGTGGGCAATGTCGGCGAGGAAGGACCCGGCGACCTGCGCGGCGTCCGGTATCTGTTCACCCGCGGCAAGTACAAGGATCGCATCAAGGCATTCGTGTCGATGGACGGCACCGACGCCCAGCGCATCGTCACCGGCGGCGTCGGATCGAAGCGCTATCGCGTCACTTATAAGGGCCCGGGCGGACACAGCTACGGCGCGTTCGGGCTGGTCAATCCGATGGCCGCGATGAGCCGGACGGTGGTCGATCTCTACACGCTCGCCGTGCCGAAACTGCCCAAGACCACCTATGCCGCCAGCGTCACCGGCGGCGGCACTTCGGTCAATTCGATACCCGATGCGGTGTTCATGGAATTCGACATGCGATCGGAGAGCCCGGCCGAACTCGCCAAGGTCGAGAGCCGCTTCAAGCAAATCGTCGCCGCCAGCACCGATGGCGAGAACGCCGCCCGCGATACCCGCGAGGGCAAGGTCTCCGCCGACCTCAAGCTGATCGGTGATCGTCCTGCCGGCAGCACGCCCGCCGCAGCTGATATCGTCCGGATCGCCACCAGCGTGATCCAGGCAAAGGGCATGACGCCGGCTGCATCCTATTCGTCGACCGATTCCAACCTGCCGATGAGCATGGGCATCCCGGCAATCACGATCGGATCGGGGGGCAAGGGTGGCCGCGCGCATTCGCTCGACGAATGGATCGACGTCGAGAAGGGGGCAAGCGTGCAGGGCATGTCGGTCGGTCTCGGCATTTTGCTCGCCGCGGCAGGCGCCAAGTGAGTGCCCGTCTCGCCCGCCGCGCGACGTTGCTGCTCGGTGCCGCGATCGCCGCTGCGCTCCCGCAGGCCGCCAGCCATGCACAGGAAGCGCTGACTACCACGCCGGTGCCGACGACGCCGATCGCGGGCGAGTTCACGCTCGCCGCCGCGGGGGACCTGATCTACCTGCGTCCGATGCTGGCGACACTGGAGGCGCGCAGCCCGGACATGGTGCGCCTGCTGCGCAGCGCCGACGTGACCTTCGGCAATTTCGAGACCACGGTGCTCGATCTCGCGACGACCAGGGCCGTTGCGCAAGCCGAATCTGGCGGCACATGGATGCTCGCCGATCCGCGGGTTCCCGACGACGTCGCCGCCCTCGGCTTCGACATCGTCAGCCATGCCAATAATCATTCGACCGA
This genomic stretch from Sphingomonas sp. LM7 harbors:
- a CDS encoding serine hydrolase, with the protein product MRSRRRGLSYRKYGALLLLALATPSFAQPVSTPDIDSIFSKFGNQTPGCAVAVDRPGQPVLTRAYGMADLEHGIRNSADTVFEAGSVSKQFTAAAILTLVDAGKLTLETDVRTIIPELPDYGATITVDMLLNHTSGLRDWGGVVALAGWPRTTRVHSQADVLAIIARQKALNYAPGAESSYTNSGYNLMTEIVLRVSGKTLAQYSQEVFFAPLGMAHSQWRDDYRRIVPGRAQAYERTGERYQQEMPFENAYGNGGLLTTVGDLLIWNRALDSGKLGGFVTTKLSERSTLRDGRKLTYGRGLFNYRFQGVEEIAHAGSTAGYRAWLGRYPASRLSVALLCNAADADTGMGRKVAALFLPKAPAAERPAKTFDGLFVDQASGTPLDLARYQANESRIVSKDRIEVTGRDGNIAVFLRTAPVAIGSVKLDDYAGRYASDEIDATYDIAVGTDGLVWRIRGRPEASQVLTPVYRDGFRAEGVTVRFVRGESGQVTALTVSVERARNVRFARLR
- a CDS encoding RNA polymerase sigma factor, which gives rise to MGENRQFYDEFSGRLRLFVAARSSNKSDVDDIVQETFLKYHSRGPGLEIKSSIGYLYGIAMNLMIDRSRRRSPLMNSIDIEAVREESLSVAPCQEHGRRLDDLQRAYQAALDELSPRCAEVFHLRRHCEKSAPDVAAQLSITTRMVQKHMVAAMAHLQLRLRPFLVDDEFSGDCGAESRPPARCQMASSSAAHA
- a CDS encoding M20/M25/M40 family metallo-hydrolase; this encodes MASLSFLATMLALGAGPAADARSDQLAKAVLASASYRAAVAQLDREHGRIVEDIVTLTEIPAPPFKEAKRAAAYREMLAKAGLGDVEIDEEGNAMGLYRGTGPAGGPVIVLAAHLDTVFPEGTEVKVRREGDRLHAPGIGDDTRSLAVILAYARAMKANAVKTGTDILFVGNVGEEGPGDLRGVRYLFTRGKYKDRIKAFVSMDGTDAQRIVTGGVGSKRYRVTYKGPGGHSYGAFGLVNPMAAMSRTVVDLYTLAVPKLPKTTYAASVTGGGTSVNSIPDAVFMEFDMRSESPAELAKVESRFKQIVAASTDGENAARDTREGKVSADLKLIGDRPAGSTPAAADIVRIATSVIQAKGMTPAASYSSTDSNLPMSMGIPAITIGSGGKGGRAHSLDEWIDVEKGASVQGMSVGLGILLAAAGAK